A single Lolium perenne isolate Kyuss_39 chromosome 6, Kyuss_2.0, whole genome shotgun sequence DNA region contains:
- the LOC139832582 gene encoding uncharacterized protein: protein MLLGVNEDAFEVLEWHWGAFFIWAYVLQLSNTSRWSIFVVYGPADHRRTADFLGELSAAVTACPFPLVVGGDFNLIRGSEDKNNDNIDWPRVQRFNDCIASLALREIRRTGARYTWTNKQLSPVRCVLDRVLVSPEWEGLFPLCSLLADTIIGSDHSPLVLSSGEELGKRSSRFFFQKGWLEKPDFHGLVVLRWQGLLRDAAQCQDPVTVWHRIAAGLRQFLRGWGANLGKEDRDLKADILAQIRELDGVADHAGLDDEGWAMRCHLEGQLLHLSRVEEEYWRQRSRANWLIQGDANTAFFHAFANGRRRKCAISSLISDSGTITGERELQAHIYDFYS from the coding sequence ATGCTCCTCGGGGTTAATGAGGACGCGTTTGAGGTCTTGGAGTGGCATTGGGGTGCCTTCTTCATCTGGGCGTATGTTCTGCAACTGAGCAACACGTCTCGGTGGTCGATCTTCGTGGTGTATGGCCCCGCGGATCACCGCAGAACCGCCGacttcttgggggagctctcggcGGCGGTCACCGCTTGTCCCTTCCCGTTGGTGGTGGGAGGGGACTTTAACCTGATCAGGGGGTCAGAGGACAAGAACAATGACAACATCGACTGGCCGCGAGTCCAGAGATTCAATGACTGCATTGCTTCTCTAGCGCTTCGTGAGATTCGCAGGACCGGGGCGAGGTACACTTGGACCAACAAACAGCTCTCCCCCGTGCGATGTGTCCTCGACAGGGTGTTGGTCTCCCCCGAGTGGGAAGGCCTTTTCCCCTTGTGTTCCTTGTTGGCTGATACCATTATCGGGTCAGACCACTCCCCTCTTGTTCTTAGCTCCGGGGAGGAGTTAGGCAAAAGGAGCTCTCGTTTCTTCTTCCAAAAGGGGTGGCTGGAGAAGCCAGATTTCCATGGTTTGGTGGTGCTCCGATGGCAGGGGCTGTTGAGAGACGCCGCCCAATGTCAGGACCCGGTTACGGTCTGGCACCGCATTGCCGCAGGCCTTAGACAATTCCTGAGAGGCTGGGGGGCCAACCTCGGGAAGGAGGATCGAGACCTCAAGGCTGACATCTTGGCGCAGATCCGGGAACTTGACGGTGTTGCGGACCATGCGGGCCTAGACGATGAAGGGTGGGCGATGCGGTGCCACCTTGAGGGCCAACTCCTCCACCTCTCAAGGGTGGAGGAAGAGTATTGGAGGCAGCGCAGTAGGGCCAATTGGCTCATCCAGGGGGATGCGAACACAGCCTTCTTCCACGCCTTCGCCAACGGCCGGCGGAGAAAGTGTGCTATTTCGAGCCTCATCAGTGACTCAGGGACCATTACTGGTGAGAGGGAGTTGCAGGCACACATTTATGACTTCTACAGCTGA